A DNA window from Planctomycetia bacterium contains the following coding sequences:
- a CDS encoding N-acetylglucosamine-6-phosphate deacetylase, with product MILHARHYQTLDAIEIHIENDVITAVIPKPEMTVNEIVAPAYFDLQINGARGISFTDASLTMESVELVAATLRAHGVSAFCPTVLTASDETIAASLSELRNAVDTSRSLARAMPCFHLEGPFISAEDGPRGAHPRNHVQQANWELFQRWQDAADGRIKLVTLAPEVAGALSLIEKLVKQNIIVSIGHSAGPVTAIRDAVHAGARLSTHLGNGCARMLPRHENILWEQLACDSLHASLITDGHHLPWNVVKCFERSKQLEKLIITCDASPLAGLPAGVYSLWDSSLQITPDRKIVLTEQGVLAGSWDFTAACVEKYMHNMQHPFHHVHPLACDHPRRLLNLPVPSLEVDQPADLVFLVQDLQGNWKHTRSIIQGKVIPYPIPV from the coding sequence ATGATTCTGCACGCTCGCCATTACCAAACTCTTGATGCCATTGAGATTCATATTGAAAACGATGTCATCACAGCTGTCATCCCGAAACCAGAAATGACAGTGAACGAGATTGTCGCACCAGCTTACTTTGATTTACAGATCAATGGGGCCCGGGGCATCAGTTTTACTGATGCTTCCCTGACAATGGAATCTGTCGAATTGGTGGCAGCGACACTTCGCGCACACGGCGTATCTGCCTTTTGCCCAACAGTCCTCACTGCCAGTGATGAAACCATAGCTGCATCTTTGAGCGAACTTCGAAATGCTGTAGATACCAGCCGTAGCCTGGCTCGTGCGATGCCTTGTTTTCACCTGGAAGGTCCATTTATTTCTGCTGAGGACGGCCCTCGCGGAGCTCATCCGCGAAATCATGTCCAACAGGCTAACTGGGAATTATTTCAACGCTGGCAGGATGCCGCTGATGGTCGCATCAAACTGGTAACTCTAGCACCCGAAGTCGCAGGTGCCTTGTCTTTGATTGAAAAACTGGTTAAGCAGAACATCATTGTTTCCATCGGTCACAGTGCTGGCCCAGTTACAGCCATCCGCGATGCTGTTCATGCTGGTGCCCGATTAAGCACACACCTTGGCAACGGATGTGCAAGAATGTTGCCCAGGCATGAGAATATCCTCTGGGAGCAACTTGCCTGCGATTCATTGCATGCAAGTTTAATAACAGATGGACACCATCTGCCTTGGAACGTGGTGAAATGCTTCGAACGATCCAAACAACTTGAGAAACTGATCATCACGTGTGATGCCAGTCCGCTGGCTGGATTGCCTGCTGGGGTTTATTCATTATGGGATAGTTCTCTCCAGATTACTCCTGACAGGAAAATCGTACTAACTGAACAAGGCGTACTGGCTGGTTCATGGGATTTTACTGCAGCATGTGTCGAGAAATACATGCATAACATGCAACATCCATTTCACCATGTACATCCATTGGCATGCGACCATCCACGAAGGTTATTGAATCTTCCTGTCCCTTCCCTTGAAGTTGACCAACCAGCAGATTTGGTATTCCTTGTTCAAGATTTACAGGGTAACTGGAAACACACACGCAGCATCATAC